A single region of the Halonatronomonas betaini genome encodes:
- a CDS encoding universal stress protein, producing the protein MLSGQVLVATDFSDEANMLKERLIEFKEAGLEKILLAHVLETKLTKKIGGIEEIKEKIDDLAKEYKDEGLDVETQILKGEPAVKLKELADEKNCSLMLIASHGQSFIKNIPIGHTAYDIARQVKTPLIIDKFTNYADKEYLQKNKELKSLELISPKIFRRLLLPLDLSSASAKVVEMIKSLKGNAEFTKIELLHVIESSVDKDDLVEQKSYAESELNKLADYLKKHDLTEDIEIKIEEGTASDKINEIAKKEKINLIMMTKTGENFADNKFLGSTTDTVIKESSIPVLTVPPSIY; encoded by the coding sequence TTGCTTAGTGGACAGGTTTTAGTTGCTACAGATTTTTCTGATGAAGCTAATATGTTAAAGGAAAGATTAATTGAATTCAAAGAGGCAGGGTTAGAAAAGATTCTTCTTGCCCATGTTTTAGAGACTAAGTTAACAAAAAAAATAGGTGGTATTGAGGAAATAAAGGAAAAAATAGACGATTTAGCTAAAGAGTACAAAGATGAAGGCTTAGATGTTGAAACCCAAATTTTAAAGGGAGAACCGGCAGTCAAACTTAAGGAACTGGCAGATGAGAAAAACTGTTCTTTGATGCTAATAGCTTCTCATGGTCAAAGTTTTATAAAGAATATTCCGATTGGTCATACTGCCTATGATATTGCTCGCCAGGTTAAGACTCCTTTAATAATAGATAAATTTACAAATTACGCAGATAAAGAATATTTGCAGAAAAATAAAGAACTTAAAAGTCTTGAGTTGATTTCACCAAAAATTTTCAGGAGACTTTTATTGCCACTTGATTTATCTTCTGCAAGTGCTAAAGTTGTTGAAATGATAAAATCTTTAAAAGGTAACGCAGAATTTACAAAAATAGAGTTACTCCATGTTATTGAGAGTTCAGTTGATAAAGATGATTTGGTTGAACAAAAATCTTATGCAGAATCTGAATTAAATAAATTAGCAGACTATTTAAAAAAACATGATCTCACTGAAGATATAGAGATTAAAATAGAAGAAGGTACTGCTTCAGATAAAATTAATGAGATTGCAAAAAAAGAGAAGATTAATTTAATAATGATGACTAAAACTGGTGAGAACTTTGCAGACAATAAATTTTTGGGGAGCACTACAGATACAGTGATAAAAGAAAGTTCAATACCTGTATTAACTGTTCCTCCATCAATATATTAA
- the mgtE gene encoding magnesium transporter yields MAIYDKVIELLENENVTELKTLLNNEDMVDLMQIMRELDRANRVVCYRLLNKDLAMEVFERLDIEVQEDLISDFAETEANSVFKELAPDDRVRLLDELPARVAKKLLNNLSKEERNQTSELMGYEDETAGHIMTPHYIRFKRGTTIDEAMKKLRAVGEDRETVYNLYVTTDTRLLEGSVSLRDLIMADGDQKIEEIMKPDPIKVATGTDQEEVARLLQEQDLLAVPVVDKENRLVGIITVDDAFDVIEEETTEDIFDKVGISALNQRQEGRSRVLIEGSLPEIWKARLPFLVITLIGGFMAGFVIEGFEASLEAVAAIAVFIPVVMDMGGNVGTQSSTIFSRALVLGQINVRYFMRHLFKEILVGITMGGILGIISGLVAHLWQGMAGFGIAVALSIAFTVTLASSLGFIIPYILFKLDFDQAAGADPIITTIKDITGLFIYFYLVNFFLGHLMG; encoded by the coding sequence ATGGCAATATATGATAAAGTAATCGAACTACTTGAAAATGAGAATGTTACAGAGTTAAAAACGTTACTTAATAACGAAGACATGGTTGATTTAATGCAGATAATGCGTGAACTGGACAGAGCTAACAGGGTTGTATGTTATCGTCTATTAAATAAAGATTTAGCAATGGAAGTCTTTGAAAGACTTGATATTGAAGTTCAGGAAGATTTAATCTCTGATTTTGCTGAAACAGAGGCAAATTCTGTCTTTAAAGAATTGGCCCCTGATGATAGAGTTCGTTTGCTTGATGAATTACCAGCTAGAGTTGCCAAAAAGTTATTAAATAATCTGAGTAAAGAAGAAAGAAATCAGACTTCAGAATTAATGGGTTATGAGGATGAGACAGCAGGGCATATCATGACTCCTCATTATATACGTTTTAAAAGAGGGACGACGATTGATGAAGCTATGAAAAAATTAAGAGCTGTTGGAGAAGATAGAGAAACAGTTTATAATCTTTATGTTACAACAGATACCCGCTTGTTAGAGGGAAGTGTGTCTTTAAGAGATTTGATCATGGCAGATGGTGATCAAAAAATTGAGGAGATCATGAAGCCTGACCCGATAAAGGTTGCTACAGGGACTGATCAGGAGGAAGTAGCTCGTTTACTCCAGGAACAGGATCTTCTTGCAGTCCCAGTTGTTGATAAAGAAAATAGACTTGTCGGTATCATTACTGTTGACGATGCCTTTGATGTTATAGAAGAAGAAACAACTGAAGATATTTTTGATAAAGTTGGTATTAGTGCTTTGAATCAGAGACAGGAAGGTAGGAGCCGCGTTTTAATAGAAGGGTCTTTACCAGAGATCTGGAAAGCTCGCTTGCCATTTCTAGTTATAACTTTAATAGGTGGTTTCATGGCTGGATTTGTCATTGAAGGTTTTGAGGCCAGCCTTGAAGCAGTCGCAGCAATAGCTGTTTTCATTCCAGTAGTGATGGATATGGGAGGTAATGTTGGTACTCAGTCTTCTACAATATTTTCTAGAGCTCTTGTCCTCGGGCAGATAAATGTTCGTTATTTTATGCGCCATCTTTTTAAAGAAATATTAGTTGGTATTACAATGGGGGGCATACTTGGAATTATATCTGGTCTAGTTGCTCATTTATGGCAGGGGATGGCAGGCTTTGGTATTGCAGTTGCGCTTTCAATTGCTTTTACTGTTACACTGGCTAGTAGTCTTGGTTTTATAATACCTTATATACTTTTCAAGCTAGATTTTGATCAGGCTGCTGGGGCAGATCCAATTATAACAACCATTAAAGATATCACAGGTTTATTCATCTATTTTTATTTAGTAAACTTTTTCTTAGGTCATTTAATGGGATAA
- a CDS encoding inositol monophosphatase family protein, which produces MLKEMESWARKAGRLQMDNFQKNIEIDSKDRKIDLVTEVDKKSEKILVDKISTAYPDHSIMAEEGSNKSNDSRYCWIIDPLDGTVNYVHGFPIFAISLALYKDDQPEYGLVYLPYFDDFYVAQRGQGSYYNGKRIHVDEDYTVKDGIIATGFPYSHQESNESLELFNKILPEAGGIRRTGAAAYDLCQVASGVFSGFWEIELNLWDIAAGILLIEEAGGVITDFKGKTLRMDSEQVVAGNKQVNYRLREILNK; this is translated from the coding sequence ATGTTAAAAGAAATGGAAAGTTGGGCCAGGAAAGCTGGTCGACTTCAGATGGATAACTTTCAAAAAAACATAGAAATAGATAGCAAGGACAGAAAGATCGATCTGGTTACAGAAGTTGATAAGAAATCAGAAAAAATACTGGTAGATAAGATTTCAACTGCTTATCCTGATCACTCTATCATGGCTGAAGAGGGGAGCAACAAAAGTAATGATTCAAGGTATTGCTGGATCATAGACCCTCTTGACGGTACAGTTAATTACGTTCATGGGTTTCCCATATTTGCTATTTCTCTTGCTTTATATAAAGATGATCAGCCAGAATATGGACTGGTATATCTTCCATATTTTGATGATTTTTATGTCGCTCAAAGAGGTCAGGGCAGTTATTATAATGGAAAAAGAATTCATGTAGATGAAGATTACACTGTAAAAGATGGTATTATTGCAACTGGGTTTCCTTACTCCCATCAGGAGAGTAATGAGTCTCTTGAACTATTTAATAAGATTTTACCAGAGGCTGGAGGCATCAGGAGAACAGGAGCAGCAGCCTATGATCTTTGCCAGGTAGCCAGTGGAGTTTTTTCAGGATTTTGGGAGATCGAATTAAACCTCTGGGATATTGCAGCAGGTATATTATTGATAGAAGAAGCTGGTGGAGTGATTACTGATTTTAAAGGTAAAACTTTAAGAATGGATAGTGAGCAAGTAGTTGCAGGAAACAAGCAAGTTAATTATAGATTGAGGGAAATTTTAAATAAATAG
- a CDS encoding lipoate--protein ligase family protein, giving the protein MENWRLIKTEANDGYYNMAIDEAIMKCHQDKKVPPTVRFYSWNPPALSLGYFQKLEKEVNQEACQNAGIDIVRRLTGGRAILHDKELTYSITIREDYNLLSNSIVKSYKEISQGLVAGLNLLKIPAELKPMERGKKSPKGNSAACFDAPSWYEVILKDKKLIGSAQTRKKGTILQHGSLPFEIDPKKTFELFNYKDKKKRKKARRIFAAKSTALKSAGYDVKKNKLEQALIDGLAKSLGFNYSYEKLTPEEINLAKKLREEKYSNNHWNKKR; this is encoded by the coding sequence TTGGAAAATTGGCGCTTAATTAAAACAGAAGCAAATGATGGATATTATAATATGGCAATTGATGAAGCTATTATGAAATGTCATCAAGATAAAAAAGTCCCGCCTACAGTAAGGTTTTATAGCTGGAATCCACCAGCTTTGTCTCTTGGTTACTTTCAAAAACTAGAAAAAGAAGTTAATCAAGAAGCATGTCAGAATGCAGGCATAGATATTGTTAGACGCTTAACTGGAGGACGTGCTATTCTTCATGATAAAGAGTTAACTTATAGCATTACTATTCGAGAAGATTATAATCTCCTTTCTAATTCAATTGTTAAAAGTTATAAAGAGATTAGCCAGGGTTTAGTAGCTGGTCTAAATTTATTAAAAATACCAGCGGAGCTTAAGCCAATGGAACGGGGCAAAAAATCTCCAAAAGGTAATTCAGCTGCCTGCTTTGATGCACCATCCTGGTATGAAGTAATTCTTAAAGATAAGAAATTAATAGGGAGTGCCCAAACAAGAAAAAAAGGGACTATACTCCAACATGGATCATTACCATTTGAAATAGATCCTAAAAAGACATTTGAATTATTTAATTATAAAGATAAAAAGAAAAGGAAAAAAGCACGAAGAATCTTTGCAGCTAAATCTACTGCACTAAAATCAGCAGGTTATGATGTTAAAAAAAATAAGCTTGAACAGGCTTTAATAGATGGATTAGCAAAAAGCTTAGGTTTTAATTATTCATATGAAAAGTTAACACCTGAGGAAATAAATTTAGCTAAAAAATTGAGAGAAGAAAAGTATTCAAATAATCACTGGAATAAAAAACGTTAG
- a CDS encoding pirin family protein has protein sequence MLKENKKIIAVEKPEGDGAVVKRLFPTVYHNHFDPFVLIDEFFVEAPNEFAPHEHSGFEAISYMLGGAFRHEDNQGNEEEVDQGGLQTFNAGKGIVHSEAPGTAGYAHGMQIWVNLPSEMKESKPEYQALNPENVPVQEKENVIIRSLIGPGSPVKLKTELLLQDITLVKGGSYNIQLSDKMHGIIYVIDGIIETEKKLNEGEALLLTSKASIEIKTLADESRFIFMAGKPHGQKIKIEGSHVL, from the coding sequence ATGTTAAAAGAAAATAAAAAGATAATTGCTGTTGAAAAGCCGGAAGGTGATGGCGCAGTAGTAAAAAGATTATTTCCAACTGTTTATCATAATCACTTTGATCCCTTTGTCTTAATAGATGAGTTTTTTGTTGAAGCTCCCAATGAGTTTGCCCCCCATGAGCATAGTGGCTTTGAAGCGATAAGTTATATGCTTGGAGGAGCTTTTCGTCATGAAGATAATCAGGGAAATGAAGAAGAAGTTGATCAGGGTGGCTTACAAACTTTCAATGCAGGTAAAGGTATTGTTCACTCTGAAGCTCCAGGTACAGCCGGTTACGCACATGGTATGCAAATCTGGGTTAACCTGCCATCTGAAATGAAAGAATCAAAACCTGAATATCAAGCACTTAATCCAGAAAATGTTCCTGTTCAAGAAAAAGAAAATGTTATAATTAGAAGTTTAATTGGACCTGGTTCACCAGTTAAGTTAAAAACAGAATTATTGCTCCAGGATATCACATTAGTTAAAGGTGGGAGTTATAATATTCAGCTGTCAGATAAAATGCATGGAATTATTTATGTAATTGATGGTATAATAGAAACAGAGAAAAAACTAAATGAAGGAGAAGCTCTTTTATTAACTTCTAAAGCTTCTATTGAAATCAAGACACTTGCAGATGAATCTAGATTTATATTTATGGCTGGTAAACCCCATGGCCAAAAAATCAAAATCGAAGGATCACATGTTCTTTAG
- a CDS encoding metal ABC transporter ATP-binding protein, with product MNVLKIEHVDFSYDDEKVVNDVSLSFRKGDFAAFVGPNGSGKSTLIKMITGNLKPDAGEIKVFDQSVDKVKDWTKIGYISQEVRDFNQSFPATVREIIASNLYGKMGLIKVMTSSLESEILKALKLVDMENFINRKIGNLSGGQQQRVFIARMMVNDPELILLDEPLVGVDIKAQDDFYQIIGDINHNLGKTVIMVSHDVNLISMQANKIVCFEEGKAYPHKSDDFSYDHYIEGLRDTSIRILPEHGH from the coding sequence ATGAATGTTCTTAAAATTGAACATGTCGATTTTTCTTATGATGATGAAAAGGTTGTAAATGATGTTTCACTATCTTTTCGAAAAGGAGATTTCGCAGCTTTTGTTGGCCCAAATGGATCCGGGAAAAGTACTTTGATAAAGATGATTACTGGAAATTTAAAACCTGATGCCGGTGAAATTAAAGTTTTTGATCAATCAGTTGACAAAGTTAAAGACTGGACAAAAATCGGCTATATATCCCAGGAGGTAAGAGATTTTAATCAGAGCTTTCCAGCAACTGTTAGAGAGATTATTGCCAGTAACCTTTATGGGAAAATGGGATTAATTAAAGTTATGACATCCAGTTTAGAATCAGAGATACTTAAGGCTTTAAAACTGGTAGATATGGAGAACTTTATAAACAGAAAGATTGGAAATCTGTCTGGTGGTCAACAGCAGAGGGTCTTTATTGCTAGAATGATGGTTAATGATCCAGAATTGATTTTACTCGATGAACCATTAGTCGGTGTAGATATTAAAGCTCAGGATGATTTTTATCAAATCATCGGAGATATTAATCATAACCTCGGTAAAACAGTTATTATGGTCTCCCATGATGTTAACCTAATTAGCATGCAGGCTAATAAAATTGTATGTTTCGAAGAGGGGAAAGCTTATCCTCATAAGTCAGACGACTTCAGTTATGATCATTATATTGAAGGTTTAAGAGATACATCTATTAGAATTTTACCAGAGCATGGTCATTAA
- a CDS encoding flavodoxin family protein, with translation MKTLIVFYSNTGNTSKLAKIIGDKLDGETLEIKDQRNRNGLIGFLRAGFDAVTSNVTIIENFNLELSEYDLVIIGTPIWAGRLTPAIRTFLIGNSEVLPEVAFFTTHAGGGSSKALLQLEELAGKEPLACLSIEKSKLKEDSSDSEQEIDKYVKTLQNKFE, from the coding sequence GTGAAAACACTTATTGTTTTTTACTCCAACACAGGAAACACTTCTAAACTTGCTAAAATTATAGGTGATAAGCTTGATGGTGAAACTTTAGAAATTAAAGACCAGCGGAACAGGAATGGTTTAATTGGATTTTTAAGAGCTGGTTTTGATGCTGTTACATCAAATGTAACTATTATAGAAAACTTTAATCTAGAGTTATCAGAATATGATCTGGTCATAATTGGAACTCCAATTTGGGCAGGCAGGTTAACACCTGCTATTAGAACTTTTTTAATAGGAAATAGTGAAGTTTTGCCTGAAGTTGCTTTTTTTACAACCCATGCAGGTGGAGGTAGCTCCAAAGCTTTATTGCAACTTGAAGAGCTAGCTGGAAAAGAACCATTAGCCTGTCTTTCAATTGAGAAAAGCAAGCTTAAAGAAGATTCATCTGATAGTGAACAAGAGATTGATAAATATGTTAAGACTTTACAGAATAAGTTTGAATAA
- a CDS encoding metal ABC transporter permease gives MRRALLAGNLVGIVAPLVGVFLNLRRLSLIGHALSHVALAGVAIGLFAGFFPIYSAIIVSIIAALAIEKLRRDYSDYAELSLAIILAAGLGIATILINLSQRSAGIQSYLFGSISLVGTRDIYIIFSLAILIIAIIIKFYYGFFFLAFNEDEARLAGVPARSLNIIFMIVTSLTVALSIQIVGTLLIASLITIPVATGMLLGKSFKMTIWYSILFSLISVNTGIILSFYFDLASGGTIILFSVILLLFVIIFKKIFNINI, from the coding sequence ATGAGGCGTGCCCTTTTAGCAGGTAATCTGGTAGGGATAGTTGCTCCTTTAGTTGGGGTATTTTTGAATTTAAGGAGGCTATCATTAATCGGACATGCTTTATCCCATGTTGCCCTGGCGGGAGTTGCCATTGGGCTTTTTGCAGGTTTTTTTCCGATTTACTCAGCAATCATTGTTTCAATTATTGCTGCCTTAGCTATTGAAAAATTGCGTAGAGATTATTCAGATTATGCAGAATTATCACTGGCGATAATATTAGCTGCTGGACTTGGAATAGCAACGATTTTAATAAACTTATCTCAGCGCAGTGCAGGTATCCAGAGTTATTTATTTGGCAGTATATCTTTAGTTGGAACTAGAGATATTTATATAATTTTTTCATTAGCTATACTGATAATTGCAATTATAATTAAATTTTATTATGGATTTTTCTTTTTAGCTTTTAATGAAGATGAAGCAAGGTTAGCGGGTGTTCCAGCAAGGTCATTAAATATAATCTTTATGATAGTAACATCACTTACAGTAGCTCTATCAATTCAGATAGTAGGTACTTTATTAATAGCCTCTCTAATAACAATTCCTGTTGCGACAGGTATGTTACTGGGGAAAAGCTTTAAAATGACAATCTGGTATAGTATTTTATTTAGCTTAATTTCAGTTAATACAGGAATAATATTATCATTTTATTTTGATTTAGCTTCAGGTGGAACGATTATATTATTTAGTGTTATTCTTTTATTGTTTGTCATTATCTTTAAAAAGATATTTAATATAAATATTTAA
- a CDS encoding pyridoxal-phosphate dependent enzyme, which produces MKFECLKCGKKYPHDGKMFKCNCGGLFKIPEKPLQYKTDLELGEVKTPLLKKELLGHEIFYKLDYYHPSGSFKDRGARLMLGKLKNAGIDEIVEDSSGNAGAAVAAYSAAAGIDCNIFLPEATSSAKISQIQSTGAIIHKISGDREATSRAVKKAARNKYYASHIYNPLFFAGVATIAKELIEDLKKIDEIILPVGNGSLLLGIWHGLKEILAKDNLPRLIAVQAEPVFPIWEKFHSKSRKSNTYLNNLAEGIAIKEPARINEIINAIKESKGDVILVNQTEIKNSLKQLWKQGIYIEPTSAAAPAGAINHLKDKNTSFGNIVIILTGSGLKYN; this is translated from the coding sequence ATGAAATTTGAGTGCTTAAAATGTGGCAAAAAGTATCCACATGATGGCAAAATGTTCAAATGTAATTGTGGAGGTTTATTTAAAATTCCTGAAAAACCTCTCCAATACAAAACTGATCTTGAATTAGGAGAAGTAAAGACACCTTTATTAAAAAAAGAATTATTAGGGCATGAAATTTTCTATAAACTCGATTATTATCACCCTTCTGGTTCTTTTAAAGATAGAGGAGCAAGATTAATGTTAGGTAAATTAAAAAATGCTGGAATAGATGAAATAGTCGAAGATTCATCAGGGAATGCCGGGGCAGCAGTTGCTGCCTATTCAGCTGCTGCTGGCATTGACTGCAATATTTTTTTACCAGAAGCTACAAGTTCAGCAAAGATATCGCAGATACAGTCAACAGGTGCAATTATCCATAAGATTTCAGGTGATAGAGAAGCAACATCCAGGGCGGTAAAAAAGGCCGCTAGAAATAAATATTATGCTTCTCATATATATAATCCTTTATTTTTTGCCGGGGTTGCAACTATAGCTAAAGAACTTATTGAAGATCTTAAAAAAATTGATGAAATTATTCTGCCTGTTGGCAATGGTTCTTTATTATTAGGTATCTGGCATGGCTTAAAAGAAATATTGGCTAAAGATAATCTCCCTAGATTAATAGCTGTCCAGGCAGAGCCAGTTTTCCCGATCTGGGAAAAATTTCATAGTAAAAGTAGAAAAAGTAATACATATTTAAATAATTTAGCAGAAGGTATAGCTATTAAAGAGCCTGCAAGAATAAATGAGATTATTAATGCAATTAAAGAAAGTAAGGGAGATGTTATTTTAGTAAATCAAACTGAAATAAAGAATTCTTTAAAACAACTGTGGAAGCAGGGTATTTATATAGAACCTACTTCAGCAGCGGCTCCTGCAGGGGCTATAAATCATCTTAAAGATAAGAATACTTCTTTTGGTAATATTGTTATTATATTAACAGGGTCTGGTTTGAAATATAATTAA
- a CDS encoding universal stress protein → MFDTKILLATDFSKSAHKLIDCLDEFKSLGLNTVILFHVVEAKRRGVSADVIDERRVKMNKLEEEVRDKGFKVESEIVIGKPSKEITKYAEENSCAMILIASHGQGIIKQIILGSTTFKVLHNSRVPVFIEKYEKGKEDEIDPICKIKFSRVVVPIDCTTCSDLIVRILKSLDNIFHDIILVHSIEKSFDEEEFMIKKSKALEDLSSYKKELEDHDKIKKVTIKIGSGSASDLILEAAEEENATMIMMPTLGVNHLEELKIGSTADRIVRKAELPLFMIPCDPVLNQDLTTLFSEKKDD, encoded by the coding sequence ATGTTCGATACAAAAATCTTGCTGGCAACAGATTTCTCTAAAAGTGCACATAAATTGATAGATTGTCTGGATGAATTTAAAAGCCTGGGGTTAAATACTGTTATCTTGTTTCATGTAGTTGAGGCAAAAAGGCGTGGAGTTAGTGCTGATGTTATTGATGAGAGAAGAGTAAAAATGAACAAACTAGAAGAAGAGGTTAGAGATAAAGGCTTTAAAGTTGAATCTGAAATAGTAATTGGAAAGCCATCAAAAGAGATAACAAAATATGCTGAAGAAAATAGTTGTGCAATGATTTTAATTGCTTCTCATGGCCAGGGAATCATCAAGCAAATAATATTAGGAAGTACGACTTTTAAAGTTCTTCATAATAGCAGGGTTCCAGTTTTTATTGAGAAATATGAAAAGGGCAAGGAAGACGAGATTGATCCTATTTGTAAAATTAAGTTTAGCCGAGTTGTTGTTCCTATTGACTGTACAACTTGTTCAGACTTAATTGTCAGGATCTTAAAGTCTCTTGACAATATTTTTCATGACATTATCTTAGTCCATTCAATAGAGAAAAGTTTTGATGAGGAAGAATTTATGATTAAAAAGAGCAAGGCACTGGAAGACCTTTCTTCTTATAAAAAAGAGTTAGAAGATCATGATAAGATAAAAAAGGTTACTATAAAAATTGGGTCTGGCTCAGCATCTGACTTGATTTTAGAAGCTGCAGAAGAAGAAAATGCAACAATGATAATGATGCCGACATTGGGAGTAAATCATCTAGAAGAATTGAAAATCGGGAGTACTGCCGATAGAATTGTCAGGAAAGCAGAATTACCTCTTTTCATGATCCCATGTGATCCTGTCCTGAATCAGGACTTAACAACTCTTTTTAGTGAAAAAAAGGATGATTAA
- a CDS encoding metal ABC transporter substrate-binding protein, whose amino-acid sequence MKKILMAIFILAMIIFPAFSNVQAEEPNVHVSIYPIYEIADRIGGERLNIHQVTPDGTEIHGYEPSPRVLGQLENTDLFIFIGEKLQGWTDNVAENLKADGIQVIDLTEHVNLIEYRGDHDHSHDHGDDDHHGHDHGDDDDHGHDHGDDDDHGHDHGDDDHHGHDHAHGEYDNHIWLDFNNMIMIAELIAEEFSALDPEGEDEFHANADEVINELRELDQAYNEGLQDLTHNTIIVSHAAFGYLAENYGLNQVAVTGLDPHSEPSSQTIRELIDLAHETGLEHIFLEVLASPRAVDVIAEEAGLEVLTLNPAAGLREEDIENDENYFTIMYNNLENLKEALK is encoded by the coding sequence ATGAAAAAAATTCTAATGGCAATTTTTATTCTGGCAATGATAATTTTCCCGGCATTTAGTAATGTTCAAGCAGAAGAGCCTAATGTTCATGTCAGTATTTATCCGATTTATGAAATAGCTGACAGAATCGGAGGAGAAAGGCTTAATATTCATCAGGTAACACCAGATGGAACAGAGATTCATGGTTATGAACCTTCTCCAAGAGTCTTAGGGCAATTAGAGAACACTGATTTATTTATTTTTATTGGTGAAAAATTACAGGGATGGACTGATAATGTAGCAGAAAACTTAAAAGCAGATGGTATTCAGGTTATCGATTTAACAGAGCATGTAAATTTAATTGAGTATAGAGGTGATCATGACCATAGTCATGACCACGGAGATGATGACCACCATGGCCATGACCATGGAGACGATGATGATCACGGGCATGACCACGGAGACGATGATGATCACGGGCATGATCATGGAGACGACGATCACCACGGCCATGATCACGCTCATGGAGAATATGATAATCACATCTGGTTAGATTTTAATAATATGATAATGATAGCAGAATTAATTGCAGAAGAGTTTTCAGCATTAGATCCTGAAGGAGAAGATGAATTTCATGCTAATGCTGATGAAGTTATTAATGAACTAAGAGAATTAGACCAGGCATATAACGAAGGTCTTCAAGACTTAACCCATAATACTATTATAGTTTCCCATGCAGCCTTTGGATATTTAGCTGAGAATTATGGTTTAAATCAAGTCGCTGTAACTGGATTGGATCCACACTCAGAGCCATCTTCTCAGACTATTCGTGAATTAATTGATCTTGCTCATGAAACAGGACTTGAGCATATTTTCTTAGAAGTTCTTGCAAGTCCTAGAGCTGTTGATGTAATAGCTGAAGAAGCTGGTTTAGAAGTTTTAACTTTAAATCCTGCAGCAGGTCTCAGGGAAGAAGATATAGAAAATGATGAAAATTACTTTACAATCATGTATAATAATCTTGAGAACTTAAAAGAAGCATTGAAATAA
- the lipA gene encoding lipoyl synthase: MAKDTSNRRKRLPEWLRGKDPLQRGMVDTKKMLDGLELNTVCQSARCPNIGECYAKKTATFMILGNKCTRNCKFCAVPGEKPEPVDTEEPARIAKAVDRLKLRHAVITSVTRDDLEYGGSEQFVRVINAIRDMNPNVTIEILTPDFNNNKQAINNIIKASPEIFNHNIETVPSLYDEVRPEADYQQSLDVLKAVSDAGNIIVKSGLMLGLGETEEELIEVWKDLLESGCEILTMGQYLQPGHGNIQVKEYIRPEKFEELKDKALKLGFKTVAAGPHVRSSYLAEETGKSLMNK; the protein is encoded by the coding sequence ATGGCTAAAGATACTAGTAATAGAAGGAAAAGGCTGCCTGAATGGTTAAGGGGAAAAGACCCATTACAAAGGGGTATGGTAGATACTAAAAAGATGTTAGATGGACTTGAATTAAATACTGTTTGCCAGAGTGCTCGCTGTCCTAATATAGGTGAATGTTATGCTAAAAAAACCGCAACTTTTATGATCCTTGGTAATAAATGCACAAGAAATTGTAAGTTTTGCGCAGTCCCAGGAGAAAAGCCAGAACCAGTCGATACTGAAGAACCAGCCAGAATAGCTAAGGCTGTTGATAGATTAAAGCTCAGGCATGCTGTGATAACCTCAGTTACTCGAGATGATCTAGAGTATGGGGGATCAGAGCAATTTGTCAGGGTTATAAATGCAATTCGAGATATGAATCCAAATGTTACTATTGAAATTCTAACTCCAGACTTTAATAATAATAAGCAGGCAATAAATAATATTATTAAAGCCAGTCCTGAAATATTTAATCATAATATAGAAACAGTTCCTTCTCTATATGATGAGGTTAGACCAGAGGCTGATTATCAACAATCACTGGATGTTTTAAAAGCAGTTTCAGATGCAGGTAATATAATAGTAAAATCTGGATTAATGCTTGGCCTGGGAGAGACTGAAGAAGAGCTTATCGAGGTATGGAAAGATCTTTTAGAATCTGGTTGTGAAATCTTAACTATGGGACAATACTTACAGCCTGGCCATGGAAATATCCAGGTAAAAGAATATATTCGACCTGAAAAGTTTGAAGAACTTAAAGATAAAGCATTAAAGCTTGGTTTTAAAACAGTAGCAGCTGGCCCACATGTAAGAAGTTCTTATCTGGCTGAAGAAACTGGCAAAAGTCTTATGAATAAATAA